From the Mycobacterium sp. DL592 genome, the window GATGACCGCGGTCGACGCGCAGATGTTCTGGATGTCGGCCGTCACCCGCAGCGACCAGATCGTGCTGTATGCCTTCGACGGTTCCCCGGCCGACCCGGGCGCCGCCGTCGAAGAGCTGATGCAGCGCGCACAGGCGTGTGACGAGCTGCGGCTGCGGGTGGTCGAGGCGGGCACGTGGCGGTACCCAAGATGGCAGCACGGTGCGGTCGACGCCGGGCAGTTCGTGGTACACGACGGGCCCGCACTGGGCTGGCAGGACTGCCTCGACGCTGCGGCGCGGCTGCGTGGCAACCAGCTCGACCTTCACCAGATGACCTGGCGTGCCTTCATTTACCCCGCGGTGCGCGACATCCCCGGCTGCTCCGGCATCGGCTCGGTGGTGGTGATGCAGTTAGGTCATGCCTACGCCGACGGCAGCCGGGGGACCGCGCTCGCCGGCGCGCTGCTGGGCCGTCGACAGCCCGTCCCGGTGCCCGTCGCGCGCCGGCGCGGATTCCTGCCTGCCCGGGGGATCGCCGCCGCGCGGGCCCACCGCGCGCTGGTGCGCGACACGGAGGCCGGTCTGGTGCCGCCGCCCGTGCCGGGGTGCCCGCCGCTGAGCATCAACCGGCGGCCGGGCGCGGCATCGGTGGTGCGCACGCTGGTGGCACGGCGCGACGAGCTGGCCACGCCGACGGTGACGATCGGCGTGCTGGTCGCGGTGTCCGAGGCGCTGGGCGGATATCTTCGCGCGCGGGGCGAGGACACCTCTGCGCTGGGTGCCGAAGTCACCATGGCCGGACCGCAGGATTCGGGCGCCCACAACAACTTTCGCAACGTCGGCATCCGGTTGCATCCCGACGTCGACCGCGCCAGGCGGGCGCAGCTGATCGGAGCCGAGCTGGCCGCCCAGCGCCGCCGCGGCGAGCACCCCGCGCTGCGGGCGTCGGCCGCCGCCTTCGCCGCGACCCCCGCGGCGTTGTTGCGCTGGGGTGTGCGGCAATTCGACCCGTCGGCCCGCTCACCGACGGTCACCGGGAACACGGTGGTCTCCAGCGTGAACCGCGGACCGGCGGACCTGTCGTTCGGTGGATTGCCGGTGTTGTTCGCGGCCGGGTTCTCCGCGCTGTCGCCGATGATGAGCCTGACCCACGGTGTGCACGGCCTCGGTGACGTCGTGACCATCAGCGTGCACGGCGATTCCGGCAACCTCGACGTCGACGACTACGTT encodes:
- a CDS encoding WS/DGAT domain-containing protein, encoding MTAVDAQMFWMSAVTRSDQIVLYAFDGSPADPGAAVEELMQRAQACDELRLRVVEAGTWRYPRWQHGAVDAGQFVVHDGPALGWQDCLDAAARLRGNQLDLHQMTWRAFIYPAVRDIPGCSGIGSVVVMQLGHAYADGSRGTALAGALLGRRQPVPVPVARRRGFLPARGIAAARAHRALVRDTEAGLVPPPVPGCPPLSINRRPGAASVVRTLVARRDELATPTVTIGVLVAVSEALGGYLRARGEDTSALGAEVTMAGPQDSGAHNNFRNVGIRLHPDVDRARRAQLIGAELAAQRRRGEHPALRASAAAFAATPAALLRWGVRQFDPSARSPTVTGNTVVSSVNRGPADLSFGGLPVLFAAGFSALSPMMSLTHGVHGLGDVVTISVHGDSGNLDVDDYVDRLRIAFGR